From the genome of Perca fluviatilis chromosome 1, GENO_Pfluv_1.0, whole genome shotgun sequence, one region includes:
- the LOC120562252 gene encoding arf-GAP with dual PH domain-containing protein 2-like isoform X2, which translates to MRKWGNSAAKAIYEKCVPAFFYQPQQKDCIVLKDQWIRAKYERREFTGENNFQQAYCSDWFESTLWKKGKDNKQFLKRIFLLSRKDFTLRYFIKEDSKLPKAVISMKDLNAVFQPEKISHAHGLQISYMHDKRTRNLFVYHEKGQVIVSLFNAIRATRLAYLLKKHPTLRDNDLISQLTVNCLKEGYMEKTGPTHREPFKKRWFTLCSMNRKLLYFKSPLDATEQGSVFIGTESHSYSASESSRQSLRGNRWRCGITLETPERQFLFMCEQEQEQKEWLEAFRKVISQPMTPEDYANEASMRRGK; encoded by the exons ATGCGGAAGTGGGGAAATTCTGCAGCCAAAGCCATTTATGAAAAGTGTGTCCCTGCCTTCTTCTACCAGCCGCAACAGAAAGACTGCAT TGTTCTTAAGGATCAGTGGATCCGTGCAAAGTATGAAAGGAGAGAGTTCACAGGAGAAAACAATTTTCAGCAAGCTTATTGCTCAG ACTGGTTTGAGTCAACACTATGGAAGAAGGGGAAAGACAACAAGCAGTTTTTAAAGAGGATCTTCCTGTTGTCCCGGAAAGACTTCACCCTCAGATACTTTATTAAAGAGGAT TCCAAGCTTCCCAAAGCTGTCATCTCCATGAAGGACCTGAATGCAGTTTTCCAGCCGGAGAAGATCAGTCACGCCCACGGTCTGCAGATCTCTTACATGCATGACAAACGCACAAGGAATCTGTTTGTTTATCACGAGAAAGGACAG GTAATTGTATCCTTGTTCAATGCTATTCGAGCAACACGCTTGGCATACCTCCTGAAGAAACATCCCACTCTTCGAGATAATGAC TTAATATCTCAACTAACGGTAAATTGCCTGAAGGAGGGGTACATGGAGAAAACTGGCCCAACG caTCGGGAGCCATTCAAGAAGAGGTGGTTCACACTGTGCTCAATGAACAGAAAGCTTCTGTATTTTAAAAGTCCACTG GATGCTACAGAGCAGGGTTCTGTCTTCATTGGCACAGAGAGCCACAGCTACTCTGCTTCAGAGAGCAGCAGGCAGAGCTTGAGGGGAAACCGATGGCGCTGTGGCATCACGCTGGAAACTCCGGAAAGGCAgtttttgtttatgtgtgagcAGGAGCAGGAGCAGAAGGAGTGGCTGGAGGCCTTCAGAAAGGTCATATCTCAACCCATGACCCCAGAGGATTACGCTA ATGAAGCCAGCATGAGAAGGGGAAAGTGA